One Malus sylvestris chromosome 14, drMalSylv7.2, whole genome shotgun sequence DNA segment encodes these proteins:
- the LOC126600586 gene encoding protease Do-like 9, with amino-acid sequence MGKRGRKPKTPTSETLDLPATAMASPPAPPVTTATTAVDDVFSVSNVEIIEQPQASQPQHEGRRRGRPKKLQKLSDKPEAMAPSRRILRAVDNGDHKGAVGPTLTVSDPGEAWEGGARVVPAMDAVVKVFCTHTEPNFSLPWQRKRQYSSSSSGFVIGGRRVLTNAHSVEHYTQVKLKKRGSDTKYLATVLAIGTECDIAMLTVDDNEFWKGVSPVEFGDLPALQDAVTVVGYPIGGDTISVTSGVVSRIEILSYVHGSTELLGLQIDAAINSGNSGGPAFNDKGNCVGIAFQSLKHEDAENIGYVIPTPVIMHFIQDYEKNGAYTGFPILGVEWQKMENPDLRMAMGMKPDQKGVRIRRVDPTAPESHVLKPSDIILSFDGVNIANDGTVPFRHGERIGFSYLVSQKYTGDNSAVKVLRNSDILNFDIKLASHKRLIPAHNKGRPPSYYIIAGFVFTAVSVPYLRSEYGKEYEFEAPVKLLDKMLHSMPQSPDEQLVVVSQVLVADINIGYEEIVNTQVLALNGKPVKNLKNLASMVESCEDEFLKFDLEYQQVVVLRTKTAKAATLDILATHCIPSAMSDDLKT; translated from the exons atgGGCAAACGAGGCCGCAAGCCCAAAACCCCCACCTCCGAAACCCTAGATTTACCCGCCACCGCCATGGCATCCCCACCGGCCCCGCCGGTTACGACGGCCACAACCGCAGTTGACGACGTTTTCTCCGTCAGCAACGTGGAGATAATCGAGCAGCCTCAGGCCTCGCAGCCCCAACACGAAGGTCGCCGCCGCGGTCGACCTAAGAAGCTCCAAAAGCTCTCCGACAAGCCCGAGGCCATGGCCCCTTCCCGGAGGATCCTTCGGGCGGTCGACAATGGTGACCACAAGGGGGCGGTGGGGCCGACCTTGACGGTTTCGGATCCTGGTGAGGCGTGGGAGGGCGGGGCGAGGGTGGTGCCGGCCATGGATGCGGTGGTGAAGGTGTTTTGTACGCATACAGAGCCGAATTTCTCGCTGCCGTGGCAGAGGAAGAGGCAGTACAGCTCGAGCAGCAGTGGGTTTGTGATTGGTGGGAGGAGGGTGCTGACCAATGCGCACTCTGTGGAGCATTATACGCAGGTCAAGCTCAAGAAGCGTGGCTCCGATACTAAGTACTTGGCCACTGTTCTCGCCATTGGCACCGAGTGCGATATTG CCATGCTTACTGTTGATGACAACGAGTTTTGGAAAGGAGTGTCACCAGTGGAGTTTGGGGATTTGCCTGCGCTTCAAGATGCTGTTACTGTTGTGGGTTACCCAATTGGAGGAGACACAATTTCAGTGACGAGTGGTGTTGTGTCACGAATAGAGATTCTATCCTATGTTCATGGATCGACTGAACTACTGGGTTTGCAG ATAGATGCTGCCATTAACTCTGGAAACTCAGGTGGGCCTGCTTTTAATGACAAGGGAAATTGCGTCGGTATTGCATTTCAGTCCCTCAAACATGAAGATGCAGAGAATATTGGTTATGTCATACCAACACCAGTCATTATGCACTTCATCCAAGATTATGAGAAGAATGGAGCATATACAG GATTTCCAATTCTTGGGGTTGAGTGGCAGAAGATGGAAAATCCAGATTTGCGTATGGCAATGGGCATGAAACCTGATCAGAAGGGTGTTCGTATAAGAAGAGTTGATCCCACTGCTCCGGAATCTCATGTTCTGAAGCCATCTGATATCATTCTCAGCTTTGATGGAGTTAATATTGCCAATGATGGAACAG TTCCTTTTCGGCATGGAGAACGCATAGGTTTTAGTTACCTTGTCTCCCAGAAATATACTGGAGATAATTCAGCGGTTAAAGTTCTGCGCAATTCTGATATTCTCAATTTTGACATCAAACTTGCATCCCACAAAAGGCTAATCCCAGCACACAACAAGGGCAGACCTCCTTCATATTATATAATTGCAGGATTTGTCTTTACAGCTGTGTCTGTTCCTTATCTTCGATCTGAG TATGGAAAGGAATATGAATTTGAAGCTCCTGTCAAGCTTTTGGACAAGATGCTGCATTCAATGCCACAATCACCAGATGAGCAGCTCGTCGTTGTTTCACAGGTCCTTGTGGCTGACATCAACATCGGTTATGAAGAAATAGTTAACACCCAG GTTCTTGCTTTAAATGGTAAGCCTGTGAAAAACCTGAAGAACTTGGCAAGCATGGTAGAGAGCTGCGAGgatgaatttttgaaatttgatttagaaTACCAACAG GTGGTGGTTCTCCGAACAAAAACTGCTAAAGCAGCTACTCTAGATATTCTTGCTACACATTGCATACCCTCAGCAATGTCTGATGATCTGAAGACTTGA